The following proteins come from a genomic window of Myroides odoratus DSM 2801:
- a CDS encoding YeeE/YedE family protein, which produces MHWIYEPWPWYIGGLFIATTLVLLLFMGKTFGFSSNLRTMCSMMGAGKTCDFFCFNWKAQTWNLLFLVGTILGGFIAYHFLSVDAAAVPLGENTIQKLNELGFESAGTTYVPTELYGDDAFSSIKTILLLLVAGFFVGFGSRYAGGCTSGHAISGLSNFQLPSLIAVIGFFIGGLIMVHLIFPFLF; this is translated from the coding sequence ATGCATTGGATTTACGAACCTTGGCCTTGGTATATTGGTGGACTTTTTATTGCCACAACTTTAGTACTCCTCCTTTTTATGGGGAAAACATTTGGTTTTTCTTCCAATTTACGAACGATGTGTTCTATGATGGGGGCTGGAAAAACGTGTGATTTTTTCTGCTTCAATTGGAAAGCCCAAACGTGGAATTTACTCTTCTTAGTAGGAACTATACTCGGTGGTTTTATCGCTTATCACTTTTTAAGTGTAGACGCTGCAGCTGTTCCTTTAGGAGAAAATACCATTCAGAAATTGAACGAATTGGGATTTGAAAGCGCAGGTACAACCTATGTCCCGACAGAATTATATGGTGATGATGCCTTTTCCTCTATTAAAACCATCCTTTTACTATTAGTTGCTGGTTTTTTTGTTGGTTTTGGATCGAGATATGCAGGTGGATGTACTTCTGGGCATGCCATTTCGGGCTTGAGTAACTTCCAATTACCTTCTCTAATCGCTGTTATTGGATTCTTTATCGGTGGACTCATTATGGTTCATCTTATTTTTCCTTTCTTATTTTAA
- a CDS encoding DUF6691 family protein yields MKKIAYLFVGMIFGIGMFKSGAASWFRIYEMFQFDSFHMYGIMGTALTLAVIATLIIKKKKMKDFSGNPILFHPKEKSIPRYLIGGTFFGLGWALGGACPGPMFALLGAGFYPIIIAIIGALAGTWFYGLVKKWLPH; encoded by the coding sequence ATGAAAAAAATAGCTTACTTATTTGTAGGAATGATATTTGGTATTGGTATGTTCAAATCAGGAGCCGCTTCTTGGTTTAGAATTTACGAAATGTTCCAATTTGACAGCTTCCACATGTATGGAATTATGGGTACTGCCCTTACGTTAGCCGTAATTGCAACCCTAATCATAAAGAAGAAAAAAATGAAGGATTTTTCTGGAAATCCCATTCTTTTTCACCCCAAAGAAAAGAGTATTCCCCGTTATTTAATTGGCGGAACATTCTTCGGGTTAGGTTGGGCACTTGGCGGTGCTTGTCCTGGTCCTATGTTTGCCTTATTAGGCGCAGGTTTTTACCCCATTATCATTGCAATTATCGGGGCTTTAGCAGGAACTTGGTTTTATGGATTGGTCAAAAAATGGCTTCCACATTAA
- a CDS encoding Crp/Fnr family transcriptional regulator: MGHIIREKYRNLFEEKLLDEIIEVSTIKDFTEGERLMEIGEYIKKIPLLLSGAIKIIREDQKEGEIVLYYIEEGDTCAMTLTCCLGETKSQVRSIAEKDGSVILVPVSKMDDWLVRYKSWRNFVLTSYNNRMNELLVAVDSLAFMNMEERLCKLLQDKGKIYNSTFIHNTHQELADELNTSRVVISRILKTLENQGIIRLNRKYIELLQKT, translated from the coding sequence ATGGGACATATTATTAGAGAGAAATACCGCAATCTTTTTGAAGAAAAATTGTTAGATGAAATCATTGAAGTATCAACAATTAAAGATTTTACAGAAGGAGAACGCCTAATGGAAATTGGGGAATACATTAAAAAAATCCCTTTATTATTATCTGGTGCGATCAAAATTATACGCGAAGATCAAAAAGAAGGAGAGATTGTACTGTACTATATTGAAGAAGGAGATACCTGTGCGATGACCTTAACCTGTTGTTTAGGGGAAACAAAGAGTCAAGTGCGTTCCATTGCAGAAAAAGACGGAAGCGTCATCTTAGTCCCTGTAAGTAAAATGGACGATTGGCTCGTTCGTTATAAAAGCTGGCGCAACTTTGTGTTGACTAGTTACAACAACAGAATGAATGAATTGTTAGTTGCTGTTGACAGTCTGGCTTTCATGAATATGGAAGAGCGCTTATGTAAACTACTCCAAGACAAAGGCAAGATTTACAACAGTACGTTTATTCACAACACCCATCAAGAACTCGCAGATGAATTAAACACCTCTAGAGTTGTTATCTCTCGTATTTTAAAGACATTAGAAAACCAAGGAATCATTCGCTTAAATAGAAAATACATCGAATTACTCCAAAAAACCTAA
- a CDS encoding sulfite exporter TauE/SafE family protein, with the protein MDTAFVGYALALLVGISLGLIGSGGSILTVPILVYILKIEPFLATAYSLFIVGSTALVGGVQNAINRKVNYKLVLLFGIPSLLAVYVMRAYVLPLVPDTIAIGSLNLSKNVILMVLFALVMFASAMKMIRPKAITQTQSQPQQTQLILQGVLIGVVAGTVGAGGGFLIIPALILFAHVSMKEAVGTSLFIIAIQSLFGFLGDVSNPLLDWNLLLTFSAISIVGIFLGIFLTRYIPDHNLKKGFGYFVLLMALYIFSKEVFF; encoded by the coding sequence ATGGATACAGCATTTGTCGGTTATGCATTAGCCCTTTTAGTTGGTATTTCACTTGGCTTAATCGGCAGTGGAGGATCTATCTTAACGGTGCCTATTTTGGTGTATATTTTAAAAATAGAACCTTTTTTAGCAACCGCCTATTCGCTATTTATTGTTGGGTCAACAGCTTTAGTTGGTGGCGTACAGAATGCCATTAATCGCAAGGTAAACTACAAGTTAGTCTTGCTCTTTGGTATCCCCTCCCTACTGGCCGTTTATGTGATGCGGGCGTATGTATTGCCTTTAGTTCCTGATACGATCGCTATTGGATCATTGAATCTATCCAAGAATGTAATACTCATGGTGCTCTTTGCCCTCGTGATGTTTGCTTCTGCTATGAAAATGATTCGCCCCAAAGCCATAACCCAAACGCAATCCCAGCCTCAGCAAACTCAATTGATTCTACAAGGAGTGCTCATTGGAGTAGTTGCGGGAACCGTAGGCGCTGGTGGAGGATTTCTAATTATTCCGGCCTTGATTTTATTTGCTCATGTAAGCATGAAAGAAGCGGTGGGTACCTCCTTATTTATCATTGCGATTCAATCGTTATTTGGATTTTTAGGTGATGTTAGCAATCCACTATTGGATTGGAACTTGTTACTGACATTCAGTGCAATTTCCATCGTTGGAATATTTCTGGGGATATTTCTAACGCGTTATATCCCAGATCACAACTTAAAAAAAGGATTTGGCTATTTTGTATTACTAATGGCCCTATACATTTTTAGCAAAGAAGTGTTTTTCTAG
- the trxA gene encoding thioredoxin, whose protein sequence is MTKFETLIQSDQFVLVDFFATWCGPCKMQDPVLEDVKAQLQDEITIIKIDVDKNQALTAQYSTQYNMRGVPTLLLFRAGKLLWKQSGYTDKQTLLHYFNEYKNKY, encoded by the coding sequence ATGACAAAATTTGAAACGTTAATTCAATCGGATCAATTTGTGCTGGTTGACTTTTTTGCTACTTGGTGTGGTCCTTGTAAAATGCAAGACCCCGTATTAGAAGACGTAAAAGCCCAACTACAAGATGAGATTACAATTATCAAAATTGACGTAGATAAAAATCAAGCGCTAACGGCGCAATACAGTACCCAATACAACATGAGAGGCGTGCCAACGTTACTATTGTTTCGAGCAGGCAAACTCTTATGGAAACAATCAGGCTATACGGATAAACAAACCTTGTTGCATTATTTTAACGAGTATAAAAACAAGTACTAA
- a CDS encoding M16 family metallopeptidase — MKRIFYTLVLASAIGFTNFSVAQQKSKAAFVKQVEDIKEYKLSNGLQVLLLPDASQNNLVVNIVYKVGSKHEGYGEKGMAHLLEHMLFKSTKNLGDIKKMLSDKGGAANGTTYYDRTNYYEVFPSTDENLSWALEMEADRMINATLLQEDLDKEFSVVRNEFEIGENDPTSVLMERTINTAYLWHNYGLSTIGSKEDIERVKTPQLRRFYEKYYQPDNAVLVVAGKFDKAKAIGFIEQYFSVIPKPTRVLDEILTVEPAQDGEKYIEVKRNGDSKHIQMAYHTASYADKDFAALEALEHILNNDPSGYLHQALVETQKVSSLWAYSPTVRDASFMLFNFDVPNDKDQVKTLAEIKAEVAKIGDINYTQEDLDRAKTSLLKDIESLQNNTIGTAINLTEIIGSGDYRLGYLHRDNVENLTLEDIKRVAKKYFKDNNRTVGLFIPTKDEVRVKPTEFLNTDINALVKDYEGKEKSHDIREFAPTIANLEQNYTSGQLSNGMKYGIIDKDLKGEKVNISISIPVGNQKDLHNKQYIGSLAASMLTAGTKTLSKQEIKDKLDLLKSSISIRFAGQNIMISVSSYRNTIKETMDILNDVLKNPVFPESELTKIKLEYTTYLEGNLNDPQTVAFNKLSKMTSNEAKGSIFYSSSTQEDIDGFKAVTIPEIKDFYSKFFGANNGVATVIGIQDQAEAKGLLESVLGKWNNQAKFERAYPTFFATKQGKEIIQTPDKENAAAVGSLNFQMNRTNPDYAALTFANEVMGGGFMTARIPQRLREKEGISYGAGTSLSIPYDVKNDNSSWMIYAFLNPTKRAEVETAINDEFAKLVANGITEDELKANKTSWKNSRQTNLGSDNYLLTLSNMRLMYDTPFSDFDKLNAEIDKLTVKQVNAAIKKYLQPSKFTTIYVGDFTKK, encoded by the coding sequence ATGAAAAGAATTTTTTACACGCTTGTACTAGCTAGTGCAATTGGGTTTACCAATTTCTCTGTAGCCCAACAAAAGAGTAAAGCCGCTTTTGTAAAACAAGTGGAGGACATTAAAGAATACAAACTGAGCAATGGTCTTCAGGTTTTATTACTTCCCGATGCTTCCCAAAACAATTTAGTTGTAAACATTGTTTACAAAGTAGGTTCCAAACACGAAGGATATGGTGAAAAAGGGATGGCTCACTTATTAGAGCACATGCTTTTCAAAAGCACTAAAAACCTAGGAGACATCAAGAAAATGCTTTCTGATAAAGGAGGAGCTGCCAATGGTACAACGTACTACGACAGAACGAATTACTATGAAGTATTCCCTTCAACAGATGAAAACTTATCTTGGGCTTTAGAAATGGAAGCGGATCGTATGATCAATGCTACCCTTTTACAAGAAGATTTAGATAAAGAATTTTCAGTTGTACGCAATGAGTTTGAGATTGGAGAAAACGATCCAACAAGCGTATTAATGGAACGCACAATCAATACAGCTTATTTATGGCATAACTACGGTCTAAGTACAATTGGATCAAAAGAAGATATTGAACGCGTAAAAACACCTCAACTACGCAGATTTTACGAGAAATACTACCAACCAGACAATGCTGTTTTAGTCGTAGCAGGTAAATTTGATAAAGCCAAAGCAATTGGATTTATTGAACAATACTTCTCTGTTATTCCTAAGCCTACTCGTGTATTAGATGAAATCTTAACGGTAGAACCCGCTCAAGACGGAGAAAAATACATTGAAGTAAAACGCAATGGGGATAGCAAGCACATCCAAATGGCTTATCACACTGCATCTTATGCAGATAAAGATTTTGCTGCCTTAGAAGCCTTAGAACACATTTTGAACAACGATCCATCGGGGTATTTACACCAAGCCTTAGTGGAAACGCAAAAAGTATCTTCACTTTGGGCCTATAGTCCAACAGTAAGAGATGCCAGTTTTATGCTATTCAACTTCGATGTACCAAATGATAAAGACCAAGTAAAAACACTAGCTGAAATTAAAGCAGAAGTAGCAAAAATTGGCGATATCAACTATACACAAGAAGATCTTGATCGTGCGAAAACAAGCCTTTTAAAGGATATTGAATCACTACAAAACAATACCATTGGTACCGCAATCAACTTAACGGAGATTATCGGTTCAGGAGATTATCGCCTAGGGTATTTACACCGTGATAATGTTGAAAACTTAACGTTAGAAGACATTAAGCGCGTAGCGAAAAAATACTTTAAAGACAACAACCGTACGGTAGGTTTATTTATCCCAACCAAAGACGAAGTAAGAGTAAAACCAACTGAATTCTTAAATACAGATATCAATGCCTTAGTAAAGGATTACGAGGGGAAAGAAAAATCGCACGACATTAGAGAGTTTGCTCCTACCATCGCTAATTTAGAGCAGAATTATACTTCTGGTCAATTGAGCAATGGAATGAAATACGGTATTATTGACAAGGATTTGAAAGGAGAAAAAGTGAATATCTCTATTTCAATTCCAGTTGGAAATCAAAAAGATTTACACAACAAACAATACATCGGGTCACTTGCTGCATCTATGTTGACTGCAGGAACAAAAACCTTATCAAAACAAGAAATTAAAGACAAGTTAGACTTATTGAAATCAAGTATTTCGATTCGTTTTGCTGGACAAAACATTATGATTTCTGTTTCGTCTTACCGCAATACAATCAAAGAAACAATGGATATCTTAAATGATGTATTGAAGAATCCGGTATTCCCAGAAAGTGAATTGACGAAAATAAAATTAGAATACACAACGTACTTAGAAGGAAACTTAAATGATCCTCAGACTGTTGCTTTCAATAAATTGTCAAAAATGACATCAAATGAAGCGAAGGGAAGTATTTTCTATTCGTCTTCTACACAAGAAGATATTGATGGTTTCAAAGCGGTTACTATTCCAGAAATTAAAGATTTCTATAGTAAATTCTTTGGTGCTAATAATGGAGTTGCTACTGTAATCGGTATCCAAGATCAAGCGGAAGCGAAAGGATTATTAGAATCTGTTTTAGGAAAATGGAACAACCAAGCAAAATTTGAAAGAGCTTATCCTACGTTCTTTGCTACAAAACAAGGGAAAGAAATTATCCAAACACCGGACAAAGAAAATGCGGCTGCAGTGGGTAGTTTAAACTTCCAAATGAACAGAACAAACCCTGATTATGCAGCATTAACGTTTGCTAATGAAGTAATGGGTGGAGGATTCATGACAGCTCGTATTCCACAGCGTCTACGCGAAAAAGAAGGAATTAGCTATGGTGCTGGTACTTCTTTGTCTATTCCTTATGATGTGAAAAACGACAATTCAAGCTGGATGATTTATGCGTTCTTAAATCCGACTAAACGCGCGGAAGTAGAAACAGCAATCAACGATGAGTTTGCTAAATTAGTTGCCAATGGAATTACAGAGGACGAATTAAAAGCAAACAAAACAAGCTGGAAAAACTCAAGACAAACGAATTTAGGTAGTGACAATTACTTGCTGACTTTATCGAATATGCGTTTGATGTATGACACACCATTCAGCGATTTCGACAAGTTAAATGCTGAAATTGACAAGTTAACCGTAAAACAAGTGAATGCTGCAATTAAGAAATACTTGCAACCTTCAAAATTCACAACCATTTACGTGGGTGATTTTACTAAAAAATAA
- the lepA gene encoding translation elongation factor 4 has translation MKNIRNFCIIAHIDHGKSTLADRLLDATQTVTAREQQNQLLDSMDLERERGITIKSHAIQMEYVYKGEKYILNLIDTPGHVDFSYEVSRSIAACEGALLIVDAAQSIQAQTISNLYLALENDLTIIPVLNKIDLPSANPEEVSDDIVNLLGCDYEEIIPASGKTGLGVEEILAAIIERVPAPKGNVEEPLQALIFDSVYNPFRGIEVIFRVINGKITKGQKIKFMATGKEYFADEIGTLKLNQVPKQEISSGDVGYLISGIKEAKEVKVGDTLTDAKVPTQNMIEGFENVKPMVFAGIYPVDTEDYEELRNSMEKLQLNDASLVFAAESSAALGFGFRCGFLGMLHMEIIQERLEREFNMTVITTVPNVSYLAYTKKNPETPIVVNNPSDLPEPSKLERVEEPYIKATIITKADFVGPVMSLCIEKRGIITNQTYLTEDRVELMFDMPLAEIVFDFYDRLKTVSKGYASFDYSPIGMRTSNLVKVDVMLNANVVDALSALMHADNAYHIGKKMCEKLKELIPRQQFDIPIQAAIGVKVIARETVKALRKDVTAKCYGGDISRKRKLLEKQKAGKKRMRQVGNVEIPQEAFMAVLKLND, from the coding sequence ATGAAGAACATTAGAAACTTTTGTATTATTGCTCACATTGACCATGGTAAGAGTACGTTAGCAGATCGTTTGTTAGATGCTACACAAACGGTAACTGCACGTGAGCAACAAAATCAGCTTTTGGACAGTATGGATTTGGAGCGTGAAAGAGGGATTACAATTAAATCTCATGCCATCCAAATGGAGTACGTATACAAAGGCGAAAAATATATATTGAACTTAATTGACACACCAGGACACGTAGATTTCTCTTACGAAGTTTCTAGATCTATTGCGGCTTGTGAAGGTGCGTTATTAATTGTTGATGCGGCTCAAAGTATTCAGGCACAAACAATTTCAAATCTTTATTTAGCTTTAGAGAATGATTTAACGATTATTCCAGTATTAAATAAAATTGACTTACCAAGTGCAAACCCTGAAGAAGTAAGCGACGATATTGTAAACCTATTAGGTTGTGATTACGAAGAAATTATCCCTGCTTCTGGTAAAACAGGATTGGGAGTTGAAGAAATATTAGCAGCAATTATCGAAAGAGTTCCTGCGCCAAAAGGAAATGTAGAGGAACCTTTACAAGCCTTAATTTTCGATTCAGTATACAATCCATTTAGAGGGATTGAAGTAATCTTCCGTGTTATTAATGGAAAAATTACAAAGGGTCAGAAAATTAAATTTATGGCTACTGGTAAAGAATACTTTGCGGATGAAATTGGTACGTTGAAATTAAATCAAGTACCTAAACAAGAAATCTCAAGTGGAGACGTAGGGTATTTAATTTCGGGTATTAAAGAAGCTAAAGAAGTAAAAGTTGGGGATACACTGACGGATGCGAAGGTGCCAACACAAAACATGATTGAAGGATTCGAAAACGTAAAACCAATGGTATTCGCGGGGATTTATCCGGTAGATACAGAGGATTACGAAGAATTGCGTAACTCAATGGAGAAATTGCAATTGAACGATGCTTCTTTGGTTTTTGCGGCTGAGAGTTCTGCTGCTTTAGGGTTTGGTTTCCGTTGTGGATTCTTAGGAATGTTGCACATGGAGATTATCCAAGAGCGTTTAGAGCGTGAGTTCAATATGACGGTGATTACAACGGTTCCCAACGTATCGTATTTAGCGTATACGAAGAAGAACCCAGAAACACCAATTGTTGTAAATAACCCTTCGGATTTACCAGAACCATCAAAATTAGAACGAGTAGAAGAGCCTTATATCAAAGCAACAATCATTACAAAAGCGGACTTCGTTGGTCCAGTAATGAGTTTGTGTATTGAGAAACGCGGAATCATCACCAACCAAACATATTTAACAGAAGACCGTGTAGAGTTGATGTTTGATATGCCATTGGCGGAGATTGTATTTGATTTCTATGACCGTTTGAAAACAGTTTCGAAAGGATATGCTTCTTTTGACTATTCGCCAATTGGAATGCGTACGTCAAACTTGGTAAAAGTAGACGTGATGTTGAATGCAAACGTAGTGGATGCACTTTCTGCTTTAATGCACGCGGATAATGCATATCACATTGGAAAGAAAATGTGTGAGAAATTAAAAGAATTAATCCCACGTCAACAGTTTGATATTCCGATTCAGGCGGCAATTGGTGTAAAAGTTATCGCACGTGAAACAGTAAAAGCGTTGCGTAAAGACGTTACAGCAAAATGTTATGGAGGGGATATTTCTCGTAAACGTAAATTACTAGAAAAACAAAAAGCAGGAAAGAAACGTATGCGTCAAGTAGGTAACGTTGAAATTCCGCAAGAGGCTTTTATGGCTGTATTAAAATTAAACGACTAA
- a CDS encoding SdiA-regulated/phytase-like domain-containing protein codes for MKKYFPALLFVFSSFVSCSQKSDLVQDFAILPPYLKEVSGMSYDAQSHSFWVLQDSGNKSELYQIDSLGHVMHTLKVKNQKNNDWEELASDPAGNLYIGDFGNNKNTRKNLQIIKINKDQLQNEETEAAYVITFDYPEQKEFPPKTTELFYDAEAFFFYDDHFYLFTKNRSKAFDGTSLVYKIPNVAGHHQAEYVQTFRGCNVYKHCAITGAAISPDQKTFVLLSHTKLWVIDNFNPNAILDGKIEEHKLHHDTQKEAVTFGDDSTLYISDEVKKKSGGKIYKLDLNQLKPKS; via the coding sequence ATGAAAAAATATTTCCCTGCCCTTTTATTCGTCTTTTCTTCTTTTGTAAGCTGTAGTCAAAAGAGTGATCTTGTTCAAGATTTCGCAATACTTCCGCCTTATTTAAAAGAAGTTTCAGGCATGTCTTATGATGCGCAATCCCATTCTTTTTGGGTACTTCAAGACAGTGGAAACAAAAGCGAATTATATCAGATTGATTCCTTAGGTCATGTAATGCATACCCTGAAAGTGAAAAATCAAAAAAACAACGATTGGGAAGAATTGGCTTCTGATCCGGCAGGTAATTTATACATTGGTGATTTTGGCAATAACAAAAACACCCGTAAAAACTTACAGATCATCAAAATCAACAAAGATCAACTTCAAAACGAGGAAACAGAGGCAGCTTATGTGATCACCTTTGACTATCCAGAGCAAAAAGAATTTCCGCCTAAAACAACGGAACTTTTCTACGATGCTGAAGCTTTCTTTTTCTATGATGATCACTTTTATCTCTTTACTAAAAATCGAAGTAAAGCATTTGACGGTACTTCCTTGGTTTATAAAATTCCTAATGTAGCAGGACATCATCAAGCGGAATACGTACAGACCTTTAGAGGTTGTAATGTGTATAAACATTGTGCTATTACAGGAGCTGCAATTAGCCCTGATCAAAAGACATTTGTGTTATTATCACATACCAAACTTTGGGTGATTGACAACTTCAATCCCAATGCTATTTTGGATGGTAAAATCGAAGAGCACAAATTACACCATGATACACAAAAAGAAGCTGTCACCTTTGGAGATGACAGCACGTTATATATTTCAGATGAAGTAAAAAAGAAATCGGGTGGTAAGATTTACAAGTTAGACTTGAATCAATTAAAACCCAAATCCTAG